A section of the Oncorhynchus gorbuscha isolate QuinsamMale2020 ecotype Even-year linkage group LG06, OgorEven_v1.0, whole genome shotgun sequence genome encodes:
- the LOC124038388 gene encoding uncharacterized protein LOC124038388 isoform X2 → MITFVGRPKLISANGLQWKRQPDASDLYIRSIADYLSPKGSIVKDVIPLGLPGPKPSPAASYLQVTPMKPSQPRGCLSNPNTHPLPKRVPPLTSPGLDPVRAKPSPGPHPPQLPGVHHRASGGGGGDEAKDGKANLTNPITRKIQTSHSPVTPNPSRSITLDPRVGTGTGISDVGSSSALFTAGLPLQSTPQYTAGDDRKDTMKNGCPLSHTMCSPVNPQQSGGSLDNRGTTQTSKLFTPGTKSLSQKRGRNPDLEERTKGEEKANKKLRPEDFRPNSSPAPICTSHPPYGTASPSYLKKIFMKNSLNSGPILSLKERLTPKKTEGGMARGMEIVPTSPLPSPKPARQVFNNRGQPPCRNSVRENSNPQCRYSGMNHQSVNSQSVYSGSNLQSGHPANLPVKSASRGECSRGKEGRARAPESRGREPTGRTDRRTPKPVSRSHSSYSNCSSSLRHLGLAQNRNATRPRGMSALSDDLNDLFTPDPITSSLSRAAMTFSSSPQRGDGSPSVHKILVSGVSATVCGASKRLQPTSVTSPREIPQISPSERISGPNIFPCKVAAVDPSKLLLGPNIYSPSFLRLESCGTDLTKLKTASYRTITCTSSGKPSSPKDESVMMEDVASKLKTSPTFPALRRFADESVKTEAGPRSLGIPSAGLESPMDEHANLKNESSALKTIPLSASAKSMLNDESFNMGTADFKASTSSPFLPSPTSRLDRKGKEGEKRKEGDQKSLSLLEEGEKRSKMDNPQKSLIFLEEDPLDVELGLGLDLGLDLELSQASSSSSSSEDELPSLQQILDRTARPPDTPEKGTFTAPSTPVGPRHHSQLPVTSKAKPTSYRNNLDEMLKEKESIQRSKEMETKLRLSCEENLLRLAEEEEEDESAENMEAAISHQQREFLQRFSVVSSAIRDLHPGEAMFSLDNFGRLFSQHTLQLRHCNVSPRDTAQKTLLWSTPDQFRSHVSSELIQRAYRSSPCPPQVARWLFQMVSVHSDKLTCHQVLKALKDIACSAAEHMMLNKNERFEVWVPSVGDVTLVFMNMGVPFVTLFPLENLQPPFTEGDLLEGFQISTESLSSKKELSTFPEHNFDSVIKYLSQCTSLCPRAYSDGELLLLLTVVSRVGLDTQLTLQPTEHLRSLLRNLISSIRDWDVMLPRICMSLIDLSDDHHNLRWLVQLLPDNIRGKQLRRHLSVSAISKLLNIRCTYRPSNTEFQLSDLRRYLPRMRPSSLLRGLAATFRRSQNAHREREEEEEDCATLDQQAYYLCYSLLALANEATNFEFFPPEQKNQLLLLCAELEKHIKCDIRESEKMLYRSKVKDFVARIYTKWQVLVQRTRPLQGKLYDYWQPLPEDAVSSSQESKHSHREREEEREDEETVMELEGEDEERIAENALSMEDERRETPEKYLAMEDEEGKVVKGEEEDKEERIAEKALTMEDERGEMPEKYFAMEKEILEGEEKLLKMDELEEERMELTLEESGEERKMEEKWTVVKAEERVTEKREAAAVEEGRKGPTEGETDERGNLEKDSEMEEKGEE, encoded by the exons atgatAACATTTGTAGGACGGCCAAAATTAATTTCTGCCAATGGTCTTCAGTGGAAACGTCAACCGGATGCTTCagatttatacatccg ATCAATTGCAGACTACTTGTCTCCAAAAGGCAGTATTG TCAAAGATGTCATCCCTCTAGGGTTGCCTGGTCCCAAACCCTCCCCGGCCGCCTCCTACCTCCAGGTGACCCCCATGAAACCCTCTCAGCCCCGCGGATGCCTGTCCAACCCGAACACGCACCCCCTGCCAAAACGAGTGCCACCCTTGACAAGCCCAGGACTGGACCCAGTGAGGGCCAAGCCCTCTCCTGGACCTCACCCTCCTCAACTGCCAGGGGTGCACCACCGAGCTTctgggggtggaggtggggatGAAGCCAAGGATGGCAAGGCCAACTTAACAAACCCCATCACCAGGAAGATACAGACTTCCCACAGCCCTGTGACCCCTAACCCCTCTAGGAGTATAACCTTGGACCCTAGGGTTGGTACGGGAACAGGCATCAGTGATGTTGGGAGCTCTAGCGCTCTGTTTACTGCTGGCTTGCCCCTCCAGTCTACCCCCCAGTACACAGCAGGTGATGACAGGAAGGACACAATGAAGAACGGTTGTCCACTGTCACACACCATGTGTAGCCCTGTCAATCCACAGCAG AGTGGTGGTTCCCTGGACAACAGAGGAACCACTCAAACTAGCAAACTGTTCACTCCAG GCACCAAATCCCTGTCACAGAAGAGGGGTAGAAACCCAGACTTGGAGGAGAGAACGAAAGGGGAGGAAAAGGCCAATAAGAAACTGCGTCCGGAGGACTTTAGGCCAAACTCAAGCCCCGCCCCTATCTGTACCAGTCACCCACCCTATGGAACAGCCAG CCCATCCTACCTGAAGAAAATCTTCATGAAAAACAGTCTGAACTCAGGTCCTATTCTGAGTTTGAAGGAGCGTCTCACCCCTAAgaagacggagggagggatggcGAGAGGGATGGAGATTGTTCCTACTTCTCCACTCCCTTCACCCAAGCCTGCGAGGCAGGTCTTTAACAACCGAGGACAACCACCATGCAGGAACAGTGTGAGGGAGAATAGCAATCCTCAGTGTAGATACAGTGGAATGAATCACCAATCTGTCAACTCTCAATCTGTTTATAGTGGTAGTAATCTCCAATCCGGTCACCCAGCGAACTTGCCTGTCAAAAGTGCTAGTAGAGGAGAATGCAGCAGAGGGaaagagggcagagcaagagcgccagagagtagaggaagagaaccgACAGGTCGCACCGACAGAAGAACCCCCAAACCTGTCTCGAGGTCTCACAGCTCATACTCCAACTGCTCTAGTTCTCTGCGCCATCTCGGATTGGCACAGAACCGAAACGCCACTCGCCCCCGGGGAATGTCGGCCTTGTCGGATGACCTGAATGACCTTTTTACTCCTGACCCCATAACCTCTAGCCTGTCGAGAGCAGCGATGACCTTTTCCTCCAGTCCCCAGAGAGGAGACGGGTCGCCCTCTGTACACAAGATTCTTGTGTCTGGTGTGTCGGCTACAGTCTGTGGTGCTTCTAAAAGACTGCAGCCCACCTCTGTAACAAGCCCCAGAGAAATCCCCCAAATCTCCCCCTCGGAGCGAATCTCTGGCCCCAATATCTTTCCCTGTAAGGTAGCGGCAGTGGACCCCTCTAAACTACTCCTGGGCCCTAACATCTACTCTCCCTCTTTTTTAAGGCTGGAGTCGTGCGGGACTGACTTGACTAAATTAAAGACCGCCTCGTACAGGACCATCACCTGCACTTCCTCAGGGAAGCCATCATCCCCTAAGGATGAGTCTGTTATGATGGAGGATGTCGCATCCAAACTGAAAACTAGTCCTACTTTTCCCGCTTTGAGACGGTTTGCGGATGAGTCTGTTAAGACAGAGGCAGGACCCAGATCTCTTGGTATTCCTTCAGCGGGCTTGGAGTCACCTATGGATGAGCATGCCAACCTCAAGAATGAGTCTTCCGCCCTGAAAACTATCCCCCTCTCAGCCTCCGCAAAGTCCATGTTAAACGACGAGTCGTTTAACATGGGGACTGCAGACTTCAAAGCCAGCACcagctctcccttcctcccttctcccacCTCACGATTGGACCGAAAAGGAAAGGAGGGTgaaaagaggaaggaaggagaccAGAAGAGTTTATCATTACTTGAGGAAGGAGAAAAAAGAAGCAAGATGGACAATCCCCAGAAAAGTCTGATATTTTTGGAGGAGGACCCTCTGGATGTGGAGCTGGGCCTAGGCCTCGACCTGGGTCTAGACTTGGAGCTATCTcaggccagcagcagcagcagcagcagtgaggACGAGCTGCCATCCCTGCAGCAGATCCTGGACCGTACCGCCCGCCCCCCAGACACCCCAGAGAAAGGAACCTTCACTGCACCCAGCACCCCTGTTGGGCCCCGACACCACAGCCAGCTG CCTGTGACGTCTAAAGCCAAACCCACAAGTTACAGGAACAACCTGGACGAGATGCTGAAGGAAAAGGAGAGCATTCAAAG GTCTAAGGAGATGGAGACCAAGCTGCGTCTCTCCTGTGAGGAGAACCTGCTGAGactggcggaggaggaggaggaggatgagagcgCAGAGAACATGGAGGCGGCCATCTCCCACCAGCAGAG GGAGTTCCTGCAGCGTTTCTCGGTGGTGTCCAGTGCCATCCGAGACCTGCACCCCGGCGAAGCGATGTTTAGCCTGGACAACTTTGGCCGTCTTTTCAGCCAACACACACTGCAGCTGAGACACTGTAACGTCTCCCCTCGAGACACCGCACAGAAAACACTACTCTG GTCCACTCCAGACCAGTTCAGGTCCCATGTCAGTTCCGAGCTGATCCAGAGAGCCTACcgctcctccccctgccctccccagGTGGCCCGTTGGCTCTTCCAG aTGGTGTCAGTCCACTCAGACAAGCTGACCTGTCATCAGGTACTAAAGGCCCTTAAAGATATTGCCTGCTCCGCTGCTGAACACATGATGCTGAATAAGAATGAGCGCTTTGAGGTGTGGGTGCCCAGTGTTGGAGACGTGACCCTGGTCTTCATGAACATGGGGGTTCCCTTCGTCACCCTGTTCCCCCTGGAGAACCTACAACCCCCCTTCACTGAGGGAGACCTGCT aGAGGGCTTCCAGATCAGCACAGAGAGCCTGTCCAGTAAGAAGGAGCTCAGCACTTTCCCTGAACACAACTTTGATAGCGTCATCAAGTACCTGTCTCAATGTACGTCGTTGTGCCCGCGGGCCTACAGTGACGGAGAACTGTTGTTACTCCTGACGGTGGTGAGCAGAGTGGGCTTGGACACACAGCTCACCCTCCAGCCCACTGAGCACCTCCGCTCTCTACTGCGCAACCTGATCAGCAGCATCAGGGACTGGGACGTCATG CTGCCCAGGATCTGCATGTCGCTGATTGACCTGAGTGATGACCATCACAACTTACGCTGGTTGGTCCAGCTACTGCCAGACAACATTCGCGGCAAGCAACTCAGGAGACACCTCAGTGTGTCGGCCATCTCCAAGCTGCTGAACATCAGATGCACTTACAGGCCCTCCAATACAGAGTTCCAGCTGTCAGACCTGCGTCGGTACCTCCCCCGCATGCGCCCATCCTCACTCCTCCGGGGCCTGGCCGCCACCTTCAGGAGGAGTCAAaacgcacacagagagagggaagaggaggaagaggactgtGCCACTCTGGACCAGCAG GCTTACTACCTCTGCTACAGCCTCCTGGCCCTGGCTAACGAAGCCACCAACTTTGAGTTCTTCCCTCCGGAGCAGAAGAaccagttgttgttgctatgtGCTGAGCTGGAGAAACATATCAAGTGTGACATCAGGGAGAGTGAGAAGATGCTGTACAGGAGCAAG gtGAAAGACTTTGTAGCCAGGATCTACACCAAGTGGCAGGTGCTGGTCCAGAGAACCAGGCCTCTCCAG GGTAAACTGTATGACTACTGGCAGCCTCTGCCTGAGGACGCAGTGAGCAGCAGCCAGGAGAGCAAACACtcccacagggagagagaagaggagagagaggatgaggagacagTCATGGAGTTGGAAGGAGAAGACGAGGAGAGGATTGCAGAAAATGCTTTGTCCATGGAGGATGAAAGACGAGAGACACCGGAAAAATACTTGGCCATGGAGGATGAAGAGGGGAAAGTggtgaaaggagaagaggaggataaggaggagaggaTTGCAGAAAAGGCTTTGACCATGGAggatgaaagaggagagatgcCAGAAAAATACTTTGCTATGGAGAAGGAGATTCTAGAAGGGGAGGAGAAGTTGCTGAAGATGGATGAGTTGGAAGAGGAGCGGATGGAACTTACTTTAGAGGAGTCAGGTGAGGAACGAAAGATGGAGGAAAAATGGACAGTAGTCAAGGCGGAGGAGAGGGTCACAGAAAAAAGGGAAGCAGCAGcagtggaggagggaaggaaaggaccGACTGAAGGAGAGACTGATGAGAGGGGCAATTTAGAGAAAGAttcagagatggaggagaaaggtGAAGAATGA
- the LOC124038388 gene encoding SMC5-SMC6 complex localization factor protein 2-like isoform X6: MITFVGRPKLISANGLQWKRQPDASDLYIRSIADYLSPKGSIVKDVIPLGLPGPKPSPAASYLQVTPMKPSQPRGCLSNPNTHPLPKRVPPLTSPGLDPVRAKPSPGPHPPQLPGVHHRASGGGGGDEAKDGKANLTNPITRKIQTSHSPVTPNPSRSITLDPRVGTGTGISDVGSSSALFTAGLPLQSTPQYTAGDDRKDTMKNGCPLSHTMCSPVNPQQSGGSLDNRGTTQTSKLFTPVGTKSLSQKRGRNPDLEERTKGEEKANKKLRPEDFRPNSSPAPICTSHPPYGTARLESCGTDLTKLKTASYRTITCTSSGKPSSPKDESVMMEDVASKLKTSPTFPALRRFADESVKTEAGPRSLGIPSAGLESPMDEHANLKNESSALKTIPLSASAKSMLNDESFNMGTADFKASTSSPFLPSPTSRLDRKGKEGEKRKEGDQKSLSLLEEGEKRSKMDNPQKSLIFLEEDPLDVELGLGLDLGLDLELSQASSSSSSSEDELPSLQQILDRTARPPDTPEKGTFTAPSTPVGPRHHSQLPVTSKAKPTSYRNNLDEMLKEKESIQRSKEMETKLRLSCEENLLRLAEEEEEDESAENMEAAISHQQREFLQRFSVVSSAIRDLHPGEAMFSLDNFGRLFSQHTLQLRHCNVSPRDTAQKTLLWSTPDQFRSHVSSELIQRAYRSSPCPPQVARWLFQMVSVHSDKLTCHQVLKALKDIACSAAEHMMLNKNERFEVWVPSVGDVTLVFMNMGVPFVTLFPLENLQPPFTEGDLLEGFQISTESLSSKKELSTFPEHNFDSVIKYLSQCTSLCPRAYSDGELLLLLTVVSRVGLDTQLTLQPTEHLRSLLRNLISSIRDWDVMLPRICMSLIDLSDDHHNLRWLVQLLPDNIRGKQLRRHLSVSAISKLLNIRCTYRPSNTEFQLSDLRRYLPRMRPSSLLRGLAATFRRSQNAHREREEEEEDCATLDQQAYYLCYSLLALANEATNFEFFPPEQKNQLLLLCAELEKHIKCDIRESEKMLYRSKVKDFVARIYTKWQVLVQRTRPLQGKLYDYWQPLPEDAVSSSQESKHSHREREEEREDEETVMELEGEDEERIAENALSMEDERRETPEKYLAMEDEEGKVVKGEEEDKEERIAEKALTMEDERGEMPEKYFAMEKEILEGEEKLLKMDELEEERMELTLEESGEERKMEEKWTVVKAEERVTEKREAAAVEEGRKGPTEGETDERGNLEKDSEMEEKGEE, translated from the exons atgatAACATTTGTAGGACGGCCAAAATTAATTTCTGCCAATGGTCTTCAGTGGAAACGTCAACCGGATGCTTCagatttatacatccg ATCAATTGCAGACTACTTGTCTCCAAAAGGCAGTATTG TCAAAGATGTCATCCCTCTAGGGTTGCCTGGTCCCAAACCCTCCCCGGCCGCCTCCTACCTCCAGGTGACCCCCATGAAACCCTCTCAGCCCCGCGGATGCCTGTCCAACCCGAACACGCACCCCCTGCCAAAACGAGTGCCACCCTTGACAAGCCCAGGACTGGACCCAGTGAGGGCCAAGCCCTCTCCTGGACCTCACCCTCCTCAACTGCCAGGGGTGCACCACCGAGCTTctgggggtggaggtggggatGAAGCCAAGGATGGCAAGGCCAACTTAACAAACCCCATCACCAGGAAGATACAGACTTCCCACAGCCCTGTGACCCCTAACCCCTCTAGGAGTATAACCTTGGACCCTAGGGTTGGTACGGGAACAGGCATCAGTGATGTTGGGAGCTCTAGCGCTCTGTTTACTGCTGGCTTGCCCCTCCAGTCTACCCCCCAGTACACAGCAGGTGATGACAGGAAGGACACAATGAAGAACGGTTGTCCACTGTCACACACCATGTGTAGCCCTGTCAATCCACAGCAG AGTGGTGGTTCCCTGGACAACAGAGGAACCACTCAAACTAGCAAACTGTTCACTCCAG TAGGCACCAAATCCCTGTCACAGAAGAGGGGTAGAAACCCAGACTTGGAGGAGAGAACGAAAGGGGAGGAAAAGGCCAATAAGAAACTGCGTCCGGAGGACTTTAGGCCAAACTCAAGCCCCGCCCCTATCTGTACCAGTCACCCACCCTATGGAACAGCCAG GCTGGAGTCGTGCGGGACTGACTTGACTAAATTAAAGACCGCCTCGTACAGGACCATCACCTGCACTTCCTCAGGGAAGCCATCATCCCCTAAGGATGAGTCTGTTATGATGGAGGATGTCGCATCCAAACTGAAAACTAGTCCTACTTTTCCCGCTTTGAGACGGTTTGCGGATGAGTCTGTTAAGACAGAGGCAGGACCCAGATCTCTTGGTATTCCTTCAGCGGGCTTGGAGTCACCTATGGATGAGCATGCCAACCTCAAGAATGAGTCTTCCGCCCTGAAAACTATCCCCCTCTCAGCCTCCGCAAAGTCCATGTTAAACGACGAGTCGTTTAACATGGGGACTGCAGACTTCAAAGCCAGCACcagctctcccttcctcccttctcccacCTCACGATTGGACCGAAAAGGAAAGGAGGGTgaaaagaggaaggaaggagaccAGAAGAGTTTATCATTACTTGAGGAAGGAGAAAAAAGAAGCAAGATGGACAATCCCCAGAAAAGTCTGATATTTTTGGAGGAGGACCCTCTGGATGTGGAGCTGGGCCTAGGCCTCGACCTGGGTCTAGACTTGGAGCTATCTcaggccagcagcagcagcagcagcagtgaggACGAGCTGCCATCCCTGCAGCAGATCCTGGACCGTACCGCCCGCCCCCCAGACACCCCAGAGAAAGGAACCTTCACTGCACCCAGCACCCCTGTTGGGCCCCGACACCACAGCCAGCTG CCTGTGACGTCTAAAGCCAAACCCACAAGTTACAGGAACAACCTGGACGAGATGCTGAAGGAAAAGGAGAGCATTCAAAG GTCTAAGGAGATGGAGACCAAGCTGCGTCTCTCCTGTGAGGAGAACCTGCTGAGactggcggaggaggaggaggaggatgagagcgCAGAGAACATGGAGGCGGCCATCTCCCACCAGCAGAG GGAGTTCCTGCAGCGTTTCTCGGTGGTGTCCAGTGCCATCCGAGACCTGCACCCCGGCGAAGCGATGTTTAGCCTGGACAACTTTGGCCGTCTTTTCAGCCAACACACACTGCAGCTGAGACACTGTAACGTCTCCCCTCGAGACACCGCACAGAAAACACTACTCTG GTCCACTCCAGACCAGTTCAGGTCCCATGTCAGTTCCGAGCTGATCCAGAGAGCCTACcgctcctccccctgccctccccagGTGGCCCGTTGGCTCTTCCAG aTGGTGTCAGTCCACTCAGACAAGCTGACCTGTCATCAGGTACTAAAGGCCCTTAAAGATATTGCCTGCTCCGCTGCTGAACACATGATGCTGAATAAGAATGAGCGCTTTGAGGTGTGGGTGCCCAGTGTTGGAGACGTGACCCTGGTCTTCATGAACATGGGGGTTCCCTTCGTCACCCTGTTCCCCCTGGAGAACCTACAACCCCCCTTCACTGAGGGAGACCTGCT aGAGGGCTTCCAGATCAGCACAGAGAGCCTGTCCAGTAAGAAGGAGCTCAGCACTTTCCCTGAACACAACTTTGATAGCGTCATCAAGTACCTGTCTCAATGTACGTCGTTGTGCCCGCGGGCCTACAGTGACGGAGAACTGTTGTTACTCCTGACGGTGGTGAGCAGAGTGGGCTTGGACACACAGCTCACCCTCCAGCCCACTGAGCACCTCCGCTCTCTACTGCGCAACCTGATCAGCAGCATCAGGGACTGGGACGTCATG CTGCCCAGGATCTGCATGTCGCTGATTGACCTGAGTGATGACCATCACAACTTACGCTGGTTGGTCCAGCTACTGCCAGACAACATTCGCGGCAAGCAACTCAGGAGACACCTCAGTGTGTCGGCCATCTCCAAGCTGCTGAACATCAGATGCACTTACAGGCCCTCCAATACAGAGTTCCAGCTGTCAGACCTGCGTCGGTACCTCCCCCGCATGCGCCCATCCTCACTCCTCCGGGGCCTGGCCGCCACCTTCAGGAGGAGTCAAaacgcacacagagagagggaagaggaggaagaggactgtGCCACTCTGGACCAGCAG GCTTACTACCTCTGCTACAGCCTCCTGGCCCTGGCTAACGAAGCCACCAACTTTGAGTTCTTCCCTCCGGAGCAGAAGAaccagttgttgttgctatgtGCTGAGCTGGAGAAACATATCAAGTGTGACATCAGGGAGAGTGAGAAGATGCTGTACAGGAGCAAG gtGAAAGACTTTGTAGCCAGGATCTACACCAAGTGGCAGGTGCTGGTCCAGAGAACCAGGCCTCTCCAG GGTAAACTGTATGACTACTGGCAGCCTCTGCCTGAGGACGCAGTGAGCAGCAGCCAGGAGAGCAAACACtcccacagggagagagaagaggagagagaggatgaggagacagTCATGGAGTTGGAAGGAGAAGACGAGGAGAGGATTGCAGAAAATGCTTTGTCCATGGAGGATGAAAGACGAGAGACACCGGAAAAATACTTGGCCATGGAGGATGAAGAGGGGAAAGTggtgaaaggagaagaggaggataaggaggagaggaTTGCAGAAAAGGCTTTGACCATGGAggatgaaagaggagagatgcCAGAAAAATACTTTGCTATGGAGAAGGAGATTCTAGAAGGGGAGGAGAAGTTGCTGAAGATGGATGAGTTGGAAGAGGAGCGGATGGAACTTACTTTAGAGGAGTCAGGTGAGGAACGAAAGATGGAGGAAAAATGGACAGTAGTCAAGGCGGAGGAGAGGGTCACAGAAAAAAGGGAAGCAGCAGcagtggaggagggaaggaaaggaccGACTGAAGGAGAGACTGATGAGAGGGGCAATTTAGAGAAAGAttcagagatggaggagaaaggtGAAGAATGA